One genomic window of Bartonella sp. JB63 includes the following:
- the tsf gene encoding translation elongation factor Ts, with protein MSITAAQVKELRELSGAGMMDCKAALAETNGDMEAAVDWLRKKGIAKADKKAGRTAAEGLIGVVSKGLSAVLVEVNSETDFVARNSAFQEIVRNVAIAALDTKGNVESVSESIYPGSKETVETVIKDAIGTIGENMTFRRSAKLAVKDGVVATYIHNAVADGLGKLGVLVAIETSGNKEAASAFGRQVAMHIAATNPLALTAKDVDADVAEREKSIFSDQARQSGKPENIIEKMVEGRMRKFYEEVVLLSQSFVMNPDITVESALKNAEKSIGAPVEITGFIRFALGEGVAKEESDFAAEVSAVAKS; from the coding sequence ATGAGCATTACTGCTGCACAAGTAAAAGAACTTCGAGAATTATCAGGTGCTGGTATGATGGACTGTAAAGCAGCTTTGGCAGAAACCAATGGTGATATGGAGGCTGCGGTTGATTGGCTACGTAAAAAAGGAATAGCTAAAGCAGATAAAAAGGCTGGCCGTACAGCAGCTGAAGGATTAATTGGTGTTGTATCAAAAGGTTTAAGTGCTGTTTTGGTTGAAGTTAATTCTGAAACAGATTTTGTTGCTCGTAACAGTGCATTTCAAGAGATAGTTCGTAATGTCGCAATTGCTGCTTTAGATACGAAGGGAAACGTCGAGTCTGTTTCTGAATCTATTTATCCAGGTTCTAAAGAGACTGTAGAGACAGTTATTAAGGATGCGATTGGTACAATCGGCGAGAATATGACATTTCGTCGTTCAGCTAAATTAGCTGTTAAAGATGGTGTTGTTGCCACTTATATACATAATGCTGTCGCGGATGGTCTTGGTAAACTTGGTGTTTTAGTTGCTATTGAGACTTCTGGGAATAAAGAAGCAGCATCAGCTTTTGGTCGTCAAGTTGCTATGCATATTGCCGCAACTAATCCGTTAGCGTTAACAGCGAAAGATGTTGATGCTGATGTTGCTGAGCGAGAAAAATCGATTTTTTCAGATCAGGCACGTCAATCTGGAAAGCCTGAAAATATCATTGAGAAAATGGTGGAAGGGCGTATGCGCAAATTTTATGAAGAAGTTGTTTTACTTTCTCAATCTTTTGTTATGAATCCTGATATTACTGTTGAGTCTGCTTTGAAGAATGCTGAAAAGTCTATTGGTGCACCGGTAGAAATCACTGGTTTTATTCGTTTTGCGTTGGGTGAAGGTGTGGCGAAAGAAGAATCCGATTTTGCTGCAGAGGTTTCTGCTGTAGCAAAAAGCTAG
- the rpsB gene encoding 30S ribosomal protein S2 has translation MALPDFTMRQLLEAGVHFGHQTHRWNPKMAPYIYGQRNNIHIIDLSQTVPLLHQALKAVSDTVARGGRVLFVGTKRQASDIVADAANHSAQYYVNARWLGGMLTNWKTISNSIHRLRKLDKTLASDVQGFTKKERLKLERDREKLNRALGGIKDMGSVPDLMFIIDTNKENIAIQEAKRLDIPVVAIVDTNCDPDNIDYPIPGNDDASRAVSFYCDLIARAALDGIARQQGAMGVDLGAQVDVPVEPVLEDSVAIVAEE, from the coding sequence ATGGCATTACCAGACTTTACTATGCGCCAGCTTTTAGAAGCGGGCGTACATTTTGGTCACCAGACACATCGCTGGAATCCAAAGATGGCTCCCTATATCTATGGTCAGCGTAATAATATTCATATTATTGATCTCTCTCAAACTGTTCCGCTTTTACATCAAGCACTTAAGGCTGTTTCGGATACAGTTGCGCGTGGAGGGCGTGTTCTATTCGTTGGCACTAAACGGCAGGCATCTGATATTGTTGCTGATGCAGCTAATCATTCTGCTCAATACTATGTTAATGCTCGTTGGCTTGGTGGTATGTTAACAAACTGGAAAACTATTTCTAATTCCATACATCGTTTGCGTAAATTGGATAAAACTCTTGCTTCTGATGTGCAGGGCTTTACTAAAAAAGAACGTTTGAAACTTGAGCGTGATCGTGAAAAACTTAATCGTGCACTTGGTGGTATTAAAGATATGGGATCTGTGCCAGATCTTATGTTTATCATTGATACAAATAAGGAGAATATTGCTATCCAAGAAGCGAAGCGTTTAGATATTCCGGTTGTTGCTATTGTTGATACTAATTGTGATCCGGATAATATTGATTATCCAATTCCGGGTAATGATGATGCTTCACGTGCAGTTTCTTTTTATTGTGATCTTATTGCTCGTGCAGCTCTTGATGGAATTGCTCGTCAACAAGGTGCGATGGGAGTTGATTTAGGAGCTCAGGTTGATGTGCCTGTAGAGCCTGTTTTGGAAGACTCAGTTGCTATTGTTGCTGAAGAATAA
- a CDS encoding EipB family protein, which translates to MIRFLFTIVFYIIFLCSVRAEELIFLVPHRAVYDFHLDNVSRKMTIVGISGRMVHEFMGSTCQGYTTRVSFINRIYTEDMPVRLISQEVKVYETDDGNKFHFNIKNTIGQNIANNTEGIAERTKDEILVKLKKPKENVYKLAKADFPITLLKNIIRQAKAGHNFYNSTLFNGENGADRVVKESFVIGEKRRTVPDSEMKELKKINKNGYWPIIVSHFDDTKNKEGLPIYRSSFNLYENGVMNDIFIDYGDFSIRSKLKSLQFFDTKNDLDNCKH; encoded by the coding sequence ATGATTAGGTTTTTGTTTACAATAGTTTTTTATATTATTTTTTTATGTTCTGTAAGAGCTGAAGAACTTATTTTTCTGGTTCCTCATCGAGCAGTTTATGATTTTCATTTGGATAATGTTTCTCGTAAAATGACAATTGTTGGAATATCTGGGCGCATGGTTCATGAATTCATGGGTTCCACATGTCAGGGATATACAACACGTGTCAGTTTTATTAATCGCATTTATACTGAAGATATGCCGGTTCGTTTAATAAGCCAGGAGGTAAAAGTTTATGAAACAGATGATGGCAATAAATTCCACTTTAATATAAAAAATACAATTGGGCAGAATATTGCAAATAACACCGAAGGGATTGCTGAACGTACTAAAGATGAGATTTTAGTTAAATTAAAGAAGCCAAAAGAGAATGTGTATAAACTTGCGAAAGCTGATTTTCCAATTACACTGCTGAAAAATATTATTCGGCAAGCAAAAGCTGGTCATAATTTTTATAACTCAACTTTATTTAATGGGGAAAATGGTGCAGATAGAGTAGTAAAAGAAAGTTTTGTTATTGGAGAAAAGAGGAGAACTGTACCTGATTCCGAGATGAAGGAATTGAAAAAAATAAATAAAAATGGCTATTGGCCTATCATAGTTTCTCATTTTGATGATACAAAAAATAAAGAGGGTTTACCTATTTATCGTTCGAGTTTTAATCTATACGAAAATGGTGTGATGAATGATATTTTTATAGATTATGGAGATTTTTCAATACGTTCAAAATTGAAGAGTCTTCAATTTTTCGACACAAAAAACGATCTGGATAATTGCAAACATTAA
- a CDS encoding RidA family protein, whose protein sequence is MAELVKNRLEKFNIIIPEPSQPIANYTTVSQNGNQLFISGQLPILNGKPVAIGKVGTTVNIEQAQKSAQACAINILAQIKKALGDLNKIKKVIKITVFIAADPNFTDISIVANGASDLFVNILGEAGKHARSTIGVTALPMNVPVEVEAIIEI, encoded by the coding sequence ATGGCTGAATTAGTCAAAAATCGTCTAGAAAAATTTAACATTATCATTCCTGAACCATCGCAACCTATTGCAAATTATACAACAGTATCACAAAATGGTAACCAACTTTTTATCTCTGGTCAGCTACCAATTTTAAATGGAAAACCAGTAGCAATTGGAAAAGTTGGTACAACTGTTAACATTGAACAAGCTCAAAAATCAGCACAAGCATGCGCCATCAATATTCTTGCACAAATAAAAAAAGCTCTTGGTGATTTAAATAAAATAAAAAAAGTGATAAAAATCACTGTTTTTATAGCAGCAGATCCTAACTTTACCGATATTTCTATTGTTGCTAATGGAGCCTCTGATTTATTCGTAAATATCCTTGGCGAAGCTGGAAAACACGCTCGCTCTACTATTGGGGTTACTGCTCTTCCCATGAATGTCCCAGTAGAAGTTGAAGCTATTATAGAAATCTAA
- a CDS encoding HIT family protein, with amino-acid sequence MRQVYDNNNIFAQLIRNEIPSIRVYENKDVIAFMDIMPQAQGHTLVIPRKSCRNLLDADPEILSPVIKAVQKIAKAVKKAFEADGVTIMQFNEAASKQTIYHLHFHIIPRMEGLELNAHNDIIVSTEILEENAKKIRAAL; translated from the coding sequence ATGCGACAAGTTTATGATAATAATAACATTTTTGCTCAATTAATTCGTAATGAAATTCCATCTATTCGAGTCTATGAAAATAAAGATGTTATTGCATTTATGGATATCATGCCTCAAGCGCAAGGTCATACATTAGTTATTCCTCGAAAAAGTTGTAGAAATCTATTGGATGCAGATCCTGAAATATTATCTCCAGTTATTAAAGCCGTCCAAAAAATTGCCAAAGCAGTAAAAAAAGCTTTTGAAGCGGATGGAGTAACAATTATGCAATTCAACGAAGCAGCTAGCAAACAAACAATTTACCATCTTCATTTCCATATTATACCTCGTATGGAAGGATTAGAGCTCAATGCTCATAATGATATAATAGTATCTACAGAAATACTTGAAGAAAATGCAAAAAAAATTCGAGCAGCTCTTTAA
- a CDS encoding D-alanyl-D-alanine carboxypeptidase: MYTNWRKIVRCYKKVVIALVVLVISYSSVAATPKEAHPDKYAAIVIDANTGKTLFQANATLKRYPASLTKMMTLYMVFEAIKNRRITPNAPIPISNYAATRPPTKIGIKAGQTISVESAAKAIITKSANDVATAIGEYLGGSEKKFAQMMTVKARKLGMKNTRFANASGLPDTRNYSTAQDMATLALALRQHFPEQYKLFKMTHFRFRGQTINSHNTLIKTIKGVDGIKTGYTQMSGSNLATSMRIDGRSIVAVVMGGKSSTTRDIHMASLLKQYLPKASRTKTDERLVATTHYKLPTGSATPIPIIKNNLINSDDEISSLLTALAEQPNNFNTAIAAVNQVIIPIPNPHKTEIVKVNKIISASLPNNSGWAVQIGSLPNEEQAKTLLSKAKRIARSNLKHASPHMQLFERDGHHYYRARFIGFLSKKTAFNTCVTLKKANFNCYTVAY; the protein is encoded by the coding sequence GTGTATACTAACTGGCGAAAAATTGTGCGTTGCTATAAAAAAGTAGTAATCGCTCTTGTTGTTTTAGTTATTTCTTATTCTTCGGTAGCAGCCACTCCTAAAGAGGCTCATCCAGATAAATATGCAGCTATCGTTATAGATGCAAATACAGGAAAGACATTATTTCAAGCTAATGCGACTCTGAAGCGTTATCCTGCTTCTCTAACAAAAATGATGACACTATATATGGTCTTTGAAGCTATTAAAAACCGTCGTATAACACCAAATGCGCCCATTCCCATTTCTAATTATGCAGCGACACGCCCACCAACAAAAATCGGTATTAAGGCAGGACAAACAATTTCTGTAGAATCTGCTGCCAAAGCCATTATTACAAAATCAGCAAATGATGTAGCTACTGCTATTGGTGAATATCTTGGTGGAAGCGAAAAAAAATTTGCTCAAATGATGACAGTAAAAGCACGCAAACTCGGTATGAAAAATACTCGTTTTGCTAATGCCTCAGGTCTCCCAGATACACGTAATTATTCTACAGCACAAGACATGGCTACTTTAGCATTAGCATTACGCCAGCATTTTCCAGAACAATATAAACTATTTAAAATGACACATTTTAGGTTTCGTGGACAGACAATTAATAGCCACAATACATTAATCAAAACAATAAAAGGTGTTGATGGAATTAAAACAGGCTATACACAAATGTCAGGCTCTAATTTAGCAACATCAATGCGTATCGATGGACGTTCTATTGTCGCTGTCGTTATGGGAGGAAAATCATCTACCACACGTGACATTCATATGGCTAGTTTATTGAAACAATATTTACCAAAAGCAAGTCGCACAAAAACTGATGAACGTTTGGTAGCTACTACCCACTATAAACTACCCACTGGATCTGCAACGCCTATACCGATTATAAAAAACAATTTAATTAATTCTGATGATGAAATTTCTAGCCTTTTAACAGCACTGGCAGAACAGCCTAACAATTTTAATACAGCTATAGCCGCTGTAAACCAAGTCATTATACCAATTCCTAATCCTCACAAAACTGAAATTGTTAAGGTGAATAAAATTATTTCTGCTTCTTTACCTAACAACAGTGGATGGGCTGTACAAATCGGCTCTCTTCCTAATGAAGAGCAAGCGAAAACTCTGCTTTCAAAAGCAAAGAGAATCGCCCGTTCCAATTTAAAACATGCATCGCCCCATATGCAACTCTTTGAAAGAGATGGGCATCATTATTATCGTGCCCGATTTATTGGCTTTTTATCAAAAAAAACTGCATTTAACACTTGTGTTACTTTGAAGAAAGCAAATTTTAACTGCTATACTGTAGCTTATTAA
- a CDS encoding L-serine ammonia-lyase, translated as MFLSVFEIFKVGIGPSSSHTMGPMLAANMFLQEIIARNFSQLSHLKISHIRVYLHGSLAFTGVGHATDRAIVLGLLGEKASTVDPDRMGLLFEQVKREKKVQPEGHPVYHFDLESDLIFDRKKTLPGHANGLAFEGLNAEKNVLLRQVYYSVGGGFVVTEDELNHVDYNIKLKTLQVPYPFDSADKMLSMSKTSGFSIAEMKRINEETKMEHVDFNTALDEIFCAMINCIDRGLSQEGELPGELRIPRRAKKLHDKLLENQKKNYNQPLLANDWLSVYAMAVNEENAAGGRIVTAPTNGAAGVVSAVLRYYTQFHDNLDREGIHNFLLTAAAIGGIIKHNASISGAEVGCQGEIGTASAMAAAGLTAVLGGTPAQIENAAEIALEHHLGMTCDPVAGLVQIPCIERNAMGAVKAVTASSLALHGNGRHFVSLDTCIETMRQTGHDMSERYKETSKGGLALNVLSC; from the coding sequence TTGTTTTTATCTGTCTTTGAAATTTTTAAAGTTGGCATTGGCCCCTCGAGTTCTCACACAATGGGTCCAATGTTAGCTGCTAATATGTTTTTGCAAGAGATTATTGCAAGGAATTTTTCTCAGTTATCTCATCTCAAGATTTCTCATATTCGTGTTTATCTTCATGGTTCATTAGCTTTTACAGGAGTTGGTCACGCTACCGATAGGGCCATTGTATTAGGACTTTTAGGGGAAAAAGCCTCTACAGTTGATCCTGATCGTATGGGATTACTTTTCGAACAAGTTAAACGTGAAAAAAAAGTGCAACCAGAAGGCCATCCTGTTTATCACTTTGATCTAGAAAGTGATCTCATTTTTGACAGAAAAAAGACTTTACCTGGGCATGCTAATGGTCTTGCATTTGAAGGGCTTAATGCCGAAAAAAATGTTCTTTTACGGCAGGTTTATTATTCTGTTGGTGGTGGTTTTGTTGTAACTGAGGATGAACTAAATCACGTAGATTATAATATAAAATTAAAAACATTGCAGGTGCCATATCCTTTTGATTCTGCTGATAAAATGTTATCAATGTCAAAAACTTCAGGTTTTTCAATTGCTGAAATGAAGCGTATAAATGAAGAAACAAAAATGGAGCATGTTGACTTTAATACTGCGCTTGATGAGATTTTTTGTGCTATGATAAATTGTATTGATAGAGGGCTTTCACAAGAAGGTGAGTTACCGGGTGAATTGCGTATCCCAAGACGAGCTAAAAAGCTTCATGATAAGCTGTTGGAGAATCAGAAAAAAAATTACAACCAACCACTTTTAGCAAATGATTGGCTTTCTGTATACGCTATGGCAGTGAATGAAGAGAATGCTGCTGGTGGTCGTATTGTTACTGCGCCAACAAATGGTGCAGCTGGTGTTGTGTCAGCTGTTTTACGTTATTATACTCAATTTCATGATAATTTAGATAGAGAGGGAATACATAATTTTTTGTTAACGGCTGCAGCTATAGGTGGTATCATAAAACATAACGCTTCTATCTCTGGCGCTGAGGTTGGTTGCCAGGGTGAGATTGGAACAGCATCTGCTATGGCTGCAGCAGGATTGACAGCTGTATTGGGTGGCACGCCTGCGCAAATTGAAAATGCAGCTGAAATTGCCCTTGAGCATCATTTAGGTATGACGTGTGATCCAGTTGCTGGTCTTGTTCAGATTCCTTGTATTGAGCGTAATGCAATGGGTGCTGTTAAAGCTGTAACGGCTTCTTCTCTTGCTTTACATGGCAATGGAAGGCATTTTGTTTCTCTTGATACTTGTATTGAGACAATGCGTCAAACAGGACATGATATGAGTGAACGCTATAAAGAAACGAGCAAAGGTGGTCTTGCGCTTAATGTTTTATCTTGTTAA
- a CDS encoding nitroreductase, which yields MRDSSVDVFQSVLSRKSIRAFIDQSVDREIIEEILKFASRAPSGTNLQPWKVIVLTGEALQKVGEELSRLVLSGIKGEREYQYYPGQWREPYLSRRKKIGLALYKSLGIQKGEQEKIIRQQAQNFSFFGAPVGLLFTMDKDMEIGSWLDLGMFMQTIMLVARGFGLDTCPQAAFADYHKQLCALLSVSPEQRIICGMALGYRDASAPENNFETEREPIKNFVRFVQSC from the coding sequence ATGAGGGATTCTAGTGTTGATGTTTTTCAATCGGTTCTATCAAGAAAATCAATTCGAGCTTTTATTGATCAGTCTGTTGATCGAGAAATAATCGAGGAAATATTAAAATTTGCGTCGCGGGCTCCATCTGGGACAAATCTTCAACCTTGGAAAGTGATTGTTTTAACAGGGGAGGCATTGCAGAAAGTAGGAGAGGAACTTTCACGACTTGTGTTATCGGGTATAAAAGGAGAGCGTGAATACCAATATTATCCAGGTCAGTGGCGTGAGCCTTATCTTTCTCGGCGTAAAAAAATTGGTTTGGCTCTTTATAAAAGTCTTGGGATTCAAAAAGGTGAGCAAGAAAAGATAATTCGTCAACAAGCGCAAAATTTTTCATTTTTTGGTGCGCCTGTTGGGCTTTTATTCACGATGGATAAAGATATGGAGATTGGTAGCTGGCTTGATTTGGGTATGTTTATGCAAACCATTATGCTGGTTGCACGTGGCTTTGGGTTAGATACATGTCCCCAAGCTGCATTTGCTGATTATCATAAGCAATTGTGTGCACTTTTGTCAGTGTCTCCCGAACAACGTATTATTTGTGGTATGGCTCTTGGTTATCGTGATGCAAGCGCCCCAGAGAATAATTTTGAAACTGAGCGCGAACCAATCAAAAATTTTGTGCGTTTTGTTCAATCATGCTAG
- a CDS encoding MerR family transcriptional regulator: protein MQGYYSINDLTREFSISARTLRYYEEEGLLIPFRRGYKRLYTQTDRYKLKQILRARRVNFSLSEISNILTMDRKPPDNEKKLKELIAGVNKKRADLQQMRCDIDDLLHDLERIEETFFESLAELGVNR, encoded by the coding sequence ATGCAGGGATATTATTCAATTAATGATTTAACGCGAGAATTTTCGATAAGTGCTCGGACTTTGCGTTATTACGAAGAAGAAGGATTACTTATACCTTTTCGGCGTGGATATAAGCGGCTGTATACACAAACGGATCGTTATAAATTAAAGCAAATATTACGGGCTAGAAGAGTTAATTTTTCTTTATCTGAGATATCTAATATATTAACAATGGATAGAAAACCACCTGATAATGAAAAAAAACTTAAAGAATTAATCGCAGGTGTCAATAAAAAACGCGCTGATTTGCAACAGATGCGGTGCGATATTGATGATTTATTGCATGATTTAGAACGTATTGAAGAGACTTTTTTTGAGAGTTTGGCTGAGTTAGGAGTTAATCGTTAG